One genomic segment of Anguilla anguilla isolate fAngAng1 chromosome 2, fAngAng1.pri, whole genome shotgun sequence includes these proteins:
- the stard3 gene encoding stAR-related lipid transfer protein 3 gives MPSGVEYAEFGGSLPAIASLNASYSQASLSLPSPYSVCAPGERKAISDVRRTFCLFVTFDLLFISLLWIIELNISSSIWQNLQKEVVQYKFESSFFDIFLLAAFRFLCLQLGYAAFRLRHWWVIAITTLVTSAFLVAKVIISNLLSQNAFGYVLPITSFVVAWLETWFLDFKVLTQEAEDERAYLAAMCVSSGRGPLLYPRAVSDGQFYSPPESMAGSDEELDEEGLGRRAITAQEKEYVRQGREAMAVVEQILAQEENWKFEKNNELGDSVYTLEIPFHGKTFILKAFMQCPAELVYQEVILQPEKMVQWNRTISGCQILQRVDDNTLVSYDVSSGAAGGVVSPRDFVNVRRVERRRDCYVSAGMATCHEAKPPHSRCVRGENGPGGFVVLKSNSNPSVCTFVWILNTDLKGRLPRYLIHQSLAATMFEFVSHLRQRISDLRPSLR, from the exons ATGCCGAGCGGGGTGGAGTACGCCGAGTTCGGGGGCAGCCTCCCGGCCATCGCCTCCCTCAATGCCTCCTACTCGCAggcctccctgtccctcccgtCGCCCTACTCTGTCTGCGCCCCCGGGGAGCGCAAGGCCATCTCCGACGTGCGCCGCACCTTCTGCCTCTTCGTCACCTTCGACCTGCTCTTCATCTCCCTGCTGTGGATCATCGAGCTCAAC aTCTCCAGTTCCATCTGGCAGAACCTGCAGAAGGAGGTGGTCCAGTACAAATTCGAGTCGTCCTTCTTCGACATCTTC CTCCTGGCGGCGTTCCGCTTCCTGTGCCTGCAGCTGGGCTACGCGGCTTTCCGCCTGAGGCACTGGTGGGTCATCGCG atCACCACTCTGGTGACCAGTGCCTTCCTTGTCGCAAAAGTCATCATCTCCAAC CTcctctcccagaatgcctttgGCTACGTGCTGCCCATCACCTCCTTCGTGGTGGCCTGGCTGGAGACCTGGTTCCTGGACTTCAAAGTGCTCACCCAGGAGGCGGAGGatgagaggg CGTACCTGGCAGCCATGTGCGTGTCGAGTGGGCGAGGGCCCCTGCTGTACCCGCGCGCTGTGTCTGACGGACAGTTCTACTCCCCACCCGAGTCCATGGCTG GTTCAGACGAGGAGCTGGACGAGGAAGGACTGGGCCGCAGAGCCATCACCGCTCAG gaaaAAGAGTATGTGCGTCAGGGCCGGGAGGCCATGGCTGTGGTGGAACAGATACTGGCTCAGGAGGAGAACTGGAAGTTTGAGAAGAACAAT GAGCTGGGTGATTCCGTGTACACCCTTGAGATCCCTTTCCATGGCAAGACCTTCATCCTGAAG GCCTTCATGCAGTGCCCAGCTGAGCTTGTGTACCAAGAGGTCATTCTGCAGCCTGAGAAGATGGTCCAATGGAACAGAACCATCTCGGGTTGCCAG ATCCTGCAGCGGGTGGATGACAACACGCTGGTGTCGTACGACGTCTCCTCGGGCGCTGCGGGCGGCGTGGTTTCGCCCAG GGACTTTGTGAACGTGAGGCGGGTGGAGCGCCGGAGGGACTGCTACGTTTCCGCGGGGATGGCCACCTGCCACGAAGCCAAGCCCCCGCACAGCCGCTGCGTCAG AGGAGAGAACGGTCCCGGAGGCTTCGTGGTGCTCAAGTCCAACAGTAACCCGTCTGTGTGCACCTTCGTCTGGATCCTCAACACAGATCTCAAG GGCCGACTACCGCGGTACCTCATCCACCAGAGCCTGGCGGCCACCATGTTTGAGTTCGTCTCCCACCTGCGCCAGAGGATCAGCGACCTGCGCCCGTCTCTGCGGTAG
- the mreg gene encoding melanoregulin, with translation MGAAFRRFCASFCCCCCCEEEEPEEKAPLLNETLLYFDREAKKRRDQETNLWSEPGDPSHSERDDDRELYNLLQKRAKTRRGSQGYRRLSVDINAVREVRHGVKEKWKMILENLGFMEEAESLLTVSSTDSYDRMRNAPAARSLLQTLYSETSIFRSKEPPPERYMFILDRLIYLDAADDFVAKARRFYPKGEEDDDDDEPAPNLPLLVTRAGLNTAGDEDGLDEEEASGADAEDDIFDGKSLD, from the exons ATGGGGGCTGCATTCAGGCGTTTCTGTGCTtcgttctgctgctgctgttgctgtgaggaagaggagccagAAGAGAAGGCACCCTTGCTGAA CGAGACTCTGCTGTACTTTGACCGCGAGGCGAAGAAAAGGCGGGACCAGGAGACGAACCTGTGGAGCGAGCCGGGGGACCCCAGTCACTCAGAGAGGGATGACGACCGCGAGCTCTACAACCTGCTGCAGAAGAGGGCCAAGACCCGCCGAGGCTCccag GGGTACCGGCGCCTCAGTGTGGACATCAACGCGGTGAGAGAAGTGCGCCACGGCGTGAAGGAGAAGTGGAAGATGATTCTGGAGAACctag GGTTCATGGAAGAGGCGGAGTCTCTCCTGACGGTGTCGTCCACCGACTCGTATGACCGCATGCGGAACGCGCCGGCGGCCCGGTCCCTGCTGCAAACCCTGTACTCTGAGACCTCCATCTTTAGAAGCAAGGAGCCGCCGCCTGAGAGATACATGTTCATCCTG GATCGTCTGATCTATCTGGACGCGGCGGACGACTTTGTCGCCAAGGCCCGGCGCTTTTATCCCAAAGGCGAGGAAGACGACGATGACGACGAGCCCGCCCCGAACCTGCCCCTCCTCGTGACTAGAGCCGGTCTGAACACCGCGGGGGATGAGGACGGGCTGGACGAGGAAGAGGCCAGCGGCGCTGATGCAGAAGACGACATCTTCGACGGCAAGTCCCTGGACTGA